A single region of the Marinobacter nanhaiticus D15-8W genome encodes:
- the aroB gene encoding 3-dehydroquinate synthase: MPEARRELRVDLGERSYPIVIGQGLLGKEDLASFAPGDRVLIVTNASVAPLYLERAQASFPGKQVDSVILPDGERYKNWETLNLIFDALLEKKHTRKTTLVALGGGVVGDMAGFAAATYQRGVNFIQIPTTLLSQVDSSVGGKTGINHPLGKNMIGAFHQPQAVLIDTDTLSTLPSSEMSAGLAEVIKYGLIRDIEFLKWLETNIDRLNDRDSRVLSEAIFRSCACKADVVAVDEREGGLRAILNLGHTFGHAIETHTGYGSWLHGEAVSTGMLMAADLSRRSGSLADADVERVQVLLERARLPLVPPAGMTPQHFMTLMAVDKKNVDGSLRLVLLESLGKAVVTSSFRNEDLHDTLAHFCH; this comes from the coding sequence ATGCCTGAAGCCCGCCGTGAGCTCCGTGTCGACCTTGGAGAGCGTAGTTATCCCATCGTTATAGGTCAGGGGCTACTTGGAAAGGAAGACCTGGCGAGTTTCGCTCCGGGTGATCGTGTCCTGATCGTCACTAACGCGTCAGTAGCGCCGCTTTATCTTGAGCGTGCGCAGGCCAGCTTTCCGGGAAAACAGGTGGACAGCGTTATTCTTCCAGATGGCGAGCGTTACAAGAACTGGGAAACGCTCAACCTTATTTTTGACGCCCTGCTTGAAAAGAAGCATACGCGCAAAACCACGTTGGTCGCCTTGGGCGGTGGCGTTGTCGGTGATATGGCAGGCTTTGCCGCAGCCACTTACCAGCGCGGCGTCAACTTTATCCAGATTCCAACCACGCTCCTGTCCCAGGTTGATTCCTCGGTCGGGGGCAAGACGGGTATCAACCACCCACTAGGAAAGAACATGATTGGGGCGTTCCATCAGCCCCAAGCAGTGTTGATCGATACCGATACGCTTTCCACCCTTCCGTCCAGTGAAATGTCGGCCGGGCTTGCCGAGGTCATCAAGTACGGCTTGATTCGGGACATCGAATTCCTCAAATGGCTCGAGACAAATATCGATCGGTTGAATGACAGGGACTCCCGAGTGCTTTCCGAGGCGATCTTCCGATCCTGTGCCTGCAAGGCAGACGTCGTGGCGGTGGACGAGCGGGAAGGCGGCCTTCGCGCAATCCTCAATCTGGGGCATACTTTTGGCCATGCGATCGAAACCCATACCGGTTATGGCTCTTGGTTACATGGCGAAGCGGTAAGCACCGGAATGTTGATGGCAGCGGATCTGTCACGACGTAGTGGCTCATTGGCGGATGCCGATGTAGAGCGCGTGCAGGTATTGCTTGAACGAGCCCGCCTGCCCTTGGTCCCCCCTGCTGGCATGACGCCGCAGCACTTTATGACACTGATGGCGGTCGATAAGAAGAATGTCGATGGTTCGCTTCGGCTTGTCTTGCTCGAATCGCTGGGCAAAGCAGTCGTCACTTCGTCCTTCCGAAACGAAGATCTGCATGACACGCTTGCTCACTTTTGCCATTAG
- the pilQ gene encoding type IV pilus secretin PilQ yields the protein MNNQRRLVVKKSLGSRLTMYRKIALMFGMAALGMVSGLAQAVSLNDVDFTSLPGDGTEVTLTFDGTPPQPTGYTIERPARIAVDLRNTQNALENRSVSLGGGNAQSMTVVETDDRTRLIFNLVELVPYSTDVSGNTVTLRIGGEGSGGSSAKASSNQAMPASSTSSSVKGEAVTNVDFRRGANGEGRIIVTLSNPGIPVDLSETGGRIRLVLDDAQVPEQLRRRLDVTDFATPVTRVDTFMQGDDAVIEIRPEGDYDYLAYQADNEFTVSVEPLTQEEAESRREEKFPYSGEKLSLNFQDIEVRSVLQLIADFTGLNLVASDTVSGSITLRLQNVPWDQALDLILKTKGLDKRQIGNVLLVAPADEIAARERLELETSKQIAELAPVRLDIIQVNYAKAADIVALIQADEELISGRGFISSDARTNTISVRETAEKLEEIRRLVNTWDIPVRQVSIEARIVRAQTNVAESLGIQWGGAAYDVSGDNVFSVGGSQGAVEEARDAAGGGSGDISFPGALAVDLGVTGNGASSFAFGWASDDFLVDLELSALETDGKAEVVSQPRVVTADRQTASIKSGEEIPYQEASSSGATSVSFKEAVLSLEVTPQITPDNKIIMDLVVNQDSRGEVTAGIPAINTNEVTTQVLVADGETVVLGGIFQSEVATNITKTPFLGDIPYIGRLFKRTENIDERSELLIFITPSIMRGELIN from the coding sequence ATGAATAATCAAAGAAGACTTGTTGTAAAAAAAAGTTTGGGGTCGAGGCTAACGATGTATAGAAAAATCGCATTAATGTTCGGCATGGCCGCGCTCGGCATGGTTTCAGGATTGGCGCAAGCCGTCAGCCTGAACGATGTCGATTTTACGTCGCTTCCCGGCGACGGCACTGAGGTTACCTTGACCTTTGATGGCACACCTCCTCAGCCCACCGGCTATACCATCGAGCGTCCGGCCCGCATCGCTGTAGACCTGCGGAATACGCAAAATGCGCTGGAGAATCGCAGCGTGTCGCTGGGCGGTGGTAATGCCCAGAGTATGACCGTGGTGGAAACCGATGACCGGACCCGTCTCATATTTAACCTTGTTGAGCTCGTTCCTTATTCTACCGACGTTTCTGGAAACACAGTTACCCTGAGGATTGGCGGCGAAGGATCAGGTGGTAGTTCTGCAAAGGCGTCGTCCAACCAGGCAATGCCCGCTTCGAGTACTTCTTCATCGGTGAAGGGAGAGGCAGTCACCAACGTCGATTTCCGCCGTGGTGCGAACGGGGAAGGGCGCATAATCGTTACCCTTAGCAACCCCGGCATTCCGGTAGATCTCTCTGAGACTGGAGGTCGTATTCGACTGGTGTTGGATGATGCCCAGGTGCCCGAACAGCTGCGTCGTCGTCTGGATGTTACCGACTTCGCGACGCCGGTTACCCGCGTGGATACCTTCATGCAGGGTGACGACGCTGTCATTGAGATTCGCCCCGAAGGGGATTATGACTATCTGGCATACCAGGCTGACAACGAGTTTACCGTCAGCGTCGAACCGCTGACGCAGGAAGAAGCTGAAAGCCGTCGTGAAGAGAAGTTCCCCTACAGTGGCGAGAAGCTGTCGTTGAACTTCCAGGACATCGAAGTACGTTCTGTTCTTCAGCTCATCGCCGATTTCACGGGACTTAACCTCGTAGCCAGCGATACGGTAAGTGGCAGCATCACGCTGCGCCTGCAGAACGTACCTTGGGACCAGGCTCTTGACCTGATTTTGAAGACCAAGGGTTTGGACAAGCGCCAGATCGGCAATGTTCTCCTGGTGGCTCCGGCCGATGAAATCGCTGCGCGCGAGCGTCTGGAGCTTGAGACCTCCAAGCAGATTGCGGAGTTGGCCCCGGTTCGACTGGACATTATCCAGGTTAATTATGCTAAGGCTGCAGATATCGTCGCTTTGATCCAGGCTGACGAGGAGCTCATTTCCGGGCGCGGCTTTATTTCTTCGGATGCGCGTACGAATACCATCAGCGTAAGAGAGACTGCGGAGAAGCTTGAAGAGATTCGCCGTTTGGTTAACACGTGGGATATTCCTGTGCGCCAGGTCTCTATCGAGGCCAGAATCGTGCGAGCCCAGACAAACGTCGCCGAGAGTCTTGGTATCCAGTGGGGCGGTGCGGCCTATGATGTTAGCGGTGATAACGTGTTTTCCGTAGGTGGCTCTCAGGGTGCTGTTGAAGAGGCTCGCGACGCCGCGGGTGGCGGCTCTGGGGATATCAGCTTCCCAGGGGCTCTTGCCGTGGATTTGGGGGTGACTGGTAATGGTGCATCGTCGTTTGCCTTTGGTTGGGCAAGTGATGACTTCCTGGTCGACTTGGAATTGTCCGCCCTGGAAACCGATGGGAAGGCCGAAGTTGTCTCCCAGCCACGCGTCGTGACTGCTGATCGTCAAACGGCATCCATCAAGTCTGGTGAAGAGATTCCCTATCAGGAAGCTTCATCGAGTGGCGCGACTTCGGTTTCATTCAAGGAAGCCGTTCTCTCGCTTGAAGTGACTCCGCAGATCACCCCGGACAACAAGATCATTATGGATTTGGTTGTGAATCAGGATTCCAGGGGTGAAGTTACAGCGGGTATACCGGCAATCAACACGAATGAGGTGACTACCCAGGTCCTTGTAGCCGATGGCGAGACCGTCGTGCTCGGCGGTATCTTCCAGTCGGAGGTAGCCACCAACATCACAAAGACACCGTTCTTGGGAGATATCCCCTACATTGGCCGCCTATTCAAGCGTACTGAGAATATCGACGAGCGTAGCGAATTGCTGATCTTTATCACGCCCTCCATCATGCGCGGAGAATTGATCAACTAA
- the aroK gene encoding shikimate kinase AroK, which produces MSLPERIVLVGPMGAGKSTIGRLLARELGYHFIDSDRLIEERCGADIPWIFDVEGEDGFRTRESNILEELSHEKGAVIATGGGAVMRQANHECLRRNALIVYLKTSVEQQYDRTRRDRNRPLLQHDDPKSILDDLFAHRDPLYSQLADIVMMTDRKSPRLVVRQLMNRLKPRTHRKRRHLRKEGQNHA; this is translated from the coding sequence ATGTCGTTGCCAGAGCGAATCGTTCTCGTGGGGCCCATGGGTGCTGGCAAAAGCACTATCGGCCGCTTGTTGGCGCGGGAGCTGGGTTATCATTTCATTGATTCGGATCGCCTGATCGAAGAGCGTTGCGGCGCTGATATTCCGTGGATTTTTGATGTCGAGGGCGAGGACGGCTTCCGTACGCGCGAAAGTAATATCCTGGAAGAACTGTCTCATGAGAAAGGGGCGGTCATTGCGACCGGCGGTGGGGCGGTCATGCGTCAAGCCAACCATGAATGCCTTCGCCGTAACGCACTTATCGTCTACTTGAAGACCTCTGTCGAACAGCAGTATGACCGGACACGCCGCGACCGCAATCGGCCGTTGTTGCAGCACGATGATCCCAAGTCGATACTCGACGATCTGTTTGCCCATAGAGACCCGCTATACAGTCAGTTGGCGGACATAGTCATGATGACGGACCGCAAGAGCCCGCGTCTCGTTGTGCGCCAGTTGATGAATCGGTTGAAGCCTCGCACCCATCGCAAGAGGCGCCACCTGAGGAAGGAAGGTCAAAATCATGCCTGA